The Halanaerobium saccharolyticum subsp. saccharolyticum DSM 6643 DNA window CATTAGAGCTTTAGAATACGGTATGCCTCCTACAGGTGGTTTAGGTATTGGTATTGATAGATTAATTATGTTATTAACTGATTCTAGTTCCATTAGGGATGTTATTTTATTCCCAACTATGAGACCAGAAAGTAATGAATAATAGATTTATGAACTTGAATATAGCCGGGATTTAAATATCCTGGCTGTGTTTTTACACTTAATTAATTAAATTTTCAGTCAAAAAGAACTTAACTTATTGTTAGTTCTAAAATTAAAAGAGGTGTTTGTAATGTTTAAAAAATTATCCATTAAAACAAATGATAAGGTGGAGCTTATTGATATCACAACAGAAATTCAAAATGCAGTTAAAAAAGCTGGATTAAAATCTGGTTTGGTTCAGATTCATATACCCCATACAACTGCTGCAGTTACTATAAATGAAAACGCTGATCCGGATGTTAAAGCAGACATAAAAAAAGAAATTAATAAAATAGTTCCTTTTGATGATAATTATGCACATTTAGAAGGGAATTCAGCTGCTCATATAAAATCCAGTTTATTTGGTGTGAATCAGAGTATAATGGTTGAAAATAGAAAACTATTATTGGGAACCTGGCAGGGGATATATTTTTGTGAGTTTGATGGTCCAAGAACTAGAAATATTTATTTAAAAATTATTCAAGATTAGACTAATTTTTTATTGTTATATCCTTGACAATTATCAAATTTGATGCTAAGATAATGTATGTCGCTGAAAAGTAATCAATAATATTTTTTTGGCCGACAAAAATTATTTTAAAAAGTTCTTGACAAAGCAAAAAGAGCTTGATAAGATAATAGACGTCGCACAAATAATCTCCTAAAATTTGAGATCAAAAATAAGCTCAAATAGAGATTATAAAAGAGCTAAATTTTAAAGCTTAAATATTTCTCTTCTTTATATATATAAGAGAAAATAAAGTTTTGAAAATCAAGAAAAATATTCTAAAAAAGTTT harbors:
- a CDS encoding secondary thiamine-phosphate synthase enzyme YjbQ; this translates as MFKKLSIKTNDKVELIDITTEIQNAVKKAGLKSGLVQIHIPHTTAAVTINENADPDVKADIKKEINKIVPFDDNYAHLEGNSAAHIKSSLFGVNQSIMVENRKLLLGTWQGIYFCEFDGPRTRNIYLKIIQD